A window from Rhizosphaericola mali encodes these proteins:
- a CDS encoding O-succinylhomoserine sulfhydrylase, with translation MFEEFGSRQTKAIRTQVERSGKREHSVPVYLSSSFTFPDAEEMRAAFADENDDYIYSRYGNPSVDEFAEKMAMMEGAEAGFAVASGMAAIAAPMFALLKAGDHILCSSSIFGGTTTVVTKFLEKFNVEHTMVPAGNVDVWEKEIKPNTKMVFLETPTNPQLEIIDLEKVGQIAKKHNLLYFVDNCFATPILQNPIEFGADLVTHSATKWIDGQGRVLGGVVVGKKELIHEVYLFCRNFGPTLSPFNAWVLSKSLETLELRMERHCSNALKLAQALEKNPHVEKVIYPGLPSHPQYEIAKKQMRAGGGIVAFEAKGGVEAGRKFMDSLQILSLTPNLGDSRSIASHPASTTHSKVPEDIRLATGITPGLIRISVGLEFIDDIIGDIEQALNK, from the coding sequence ATGTTTGAAGAATTTGGTTCTCGCCAGACAAAAGCCATCCGTACACAAGTTGAGCGTTCTGGTAAAAGGGAACATTCCGTTCCTGTGTATTTGAGTAGTAGTTTTACTTTTCCTGATGCAGAAGAGATGCGTGCCGCATTTGCGGATGAAAATGACGATTATATTTATAGTCGCTATGGTAATCCAAGTGTGGATGAGTTTGCCGAAAAAATGGCAATGATGGAAGGTGCAGAAGCAGGATTTGCGGTAGCAAGTGGTATGGCGGCAATTGCTGCGCCAATGTTTGCTTTGTTGAAAGCGGGAGATCATATTTTATGTTCAAGTTCTATTTTTGGAGGTACGACAACTGTCGTAACCAAGTTTTTGGAAAAGTTCAATGTAGAGCATACGATGGTGCCTGCCGGCAATGTTGACGTTTGGGAAAAAGAAATTAAACCCAATACCAAAATGGTATTTTTGGAAACACCTACTAATCCTCAATTAGAAATAATTGATTTGGAAAAAGTTGGACAGATAGCTAAAAAACACAATTTATTATATTTTGTAGATAATTGTTTTGCTACGCCTATTTTACAAAATCCGATTGAATTTGGTGCTGATTTGGTAACACATTCCGCAACTAAATGGATTGATGGACAAGGTCGTGTTTTGGGTGGTGTTGTTGTAGGAAAGAAAGAATTAATCCACGAAGTGTATTTATTCTGCCGCAATTTCGGTCCGACTTTATCTCCATTTAACGCTTGGGTTTTGAGTAAAAGTTTGGAAACTCTAGAGTTGAGAATGGAACGTCATTGTTCTAATGCATTGAAATTAGCGCAAGCATTGGAAAAAAATCCTCACGTTGAAAAAGTAATTTATCCAGGATTACCAAGTCATCCACAATATGAAATAGCTAAAAAGCAAATGCGCGCTGGTGGCGGTATTGTCGCTTTCGAAGCAAAAGGCGGCGTTGAAGCCGGTCGTAAATTTATGGATTCTTTGCAAATATTGTCTTTGACTCCTAATTTGGGAGATTCAAGAAGTATTGCATCGCATCCAGCAAGTACAACTCATAGCAAAGTACCTGAAGATATACGTCTTGCGACGGGCATCACGCCAGGGCTGATTAGGATATCTGTTGGTTTGGAATTTATCGATGATATTATCGGAGATATTGAACAAGCATTAAATAAATAA
- a CDS encoding pyridoxal phosphate-dependent aminotransferase: MALSSFLNRFEEPATLKMAQMGRDLSAKGIEVINLSLGEPDFDTPQHIKDAAIKAINENYSHYTPVAGYLDARQAACTKLKRDNNLDYTADQIVYSTGAKQCLLNALLAIVDDGEEVVIPTPYWVTYSEQVKIARGEVVLVRTTAENGFKITPAELEAAITSKTKAFMFSSPCNPSGAVYSKEELAGLAEVFRKYPDVYIISDEIYEYINFVGAHESIAQFEDLKDRIILINGLSKGFAMTGWRVGFTASNTELAKAMIKIQGQFTSATNSVAQKAAVAAFTGDISSSKAMTAEFAKRRTRVLELIKEIPGLKCFAPEGAFYVFPDVSSYFGKSDGTTMIKNAEDMTLYLLNTAHVSSVDGAAFGEPLCVRFSFAASMENIEKAWKQVKEALANLS, translated from the coding sequence ATGGCACTTTCTTCATTTTTGAATCGTTTTGAGGAGCCGGCAACATTGAAAATGGCTCAGATGGGTCGCGATCTTAGCGCGAAAGGTATTGAAGTAATTAACTTGAGTTTGGGTGAACCAGATTTTGATACACCTCAACATATAAAGGATGCTGCAATAAAGGCTATTAATGAAAATTATAGCCACTACACGCCAGTCGCAGGTTATTTGGATGCAAGACAAGCGGCTTGCACAAAATTGAAAAGAGATAATAATTTAGATTATACAGCGGATCAGATCGTTTATTCTACAGGTGCAAAACAATGTTTATTAAATGCATTGTTAGCCATTGTGGATGATGGGGAAGAGGTAGTAATTCCAACTCCTTATTGGGTGACATATTCCGAACAAGTAAAAATTGCTCGCGGAGAAGTTGTTTTAGTAAGAACTACTGCTGAAAATGGATTTAAAATCACTCCAGCAGAATTAGAAGCAGCAATTACTTCCAAAACAAAAGCATTTATGTTTTCTTCTCCATGTAATCCTTCTGGTGCGGTGTATAGCAAAGAAGAATTAGCTGGATTGGCAGAAGTTTTTAGAAAATATCCGGACGTGTATATTATTTCTGATGAGATTTATGAATATATCAATTTCGTTGGTGCGCACGAAAGTATTGCACAATTTGAAGATTTGAAAGATAGGATTATCTTAATTAATGGTTTGAGTAAAGGTTTTGCTATGACAGGTTGGAGAGTTGGATTTACCGCTTCCAATACAGAATTGGCAAAAGCAATGATCAAAATTCAAGGTCAATTTACAAGTGCTACGAACTCAGTTGCACAAAAAGCTGCGGTAGCTGCGTTCACAGGTGATATTAGTTCTTCTAAAGCCATGACTGCAGAATTTGCAAAAAGACGTACACGTGTATTGGAATTGATTAAAGAAATTCCAGGATTGAAATGTTTTGCTCCAGAAGGTGCGTTCTACGTTTTTCCTGATGTATCTTCTTATTTTGGAAAATCTGATGGAACTACAATGATTAAAAATGCAGAAGATATGACCTTATATCTTTTGAATACTGCACATGTTTCTTCT